In one window of Falco biarmicus isolate bFalBia1 chromosome 16, bFalBia1.pri, whole genome shotgun sequence DNA:
- the G0S2 gene encoding G0/G1 switch protein 2, which yields METVQELIPFAREMLSQKPGRKMVKLYVLGSVLAFLGVVIGLVETVCSPFTAQGRLEEEEERTPAPRRGQMLAQKREDVILGKGAKAAVVQRALVTRPHAS from the coding sequence ATGGAAACCGTGCAGGAGCTGATCCCCTTCGCCAGGGAGATGCTGAGCCAGAAGCCCGGCAGGAAGATGGTGAAGCTGTACGTGCTGGGCAGCGTGCTGGCCTTCCTCGGCGTGGTCATCGGCCTGGTGGAGACGGTGTGCAGCCCCTTCACCgcccagggcaggctggaggaggaggaggagaggacaCCTGCCCCGAGGCGAGGGCAGATGCTCGCCCAGAAACGGGAGGATGTGATCTTGGGCAAGGGCGCGAAGGCGGCGGTGGTGCAGAGGGCCCTGGTGACCAGACCGCATGCGTCCTGA